GAAGTCGAGGACCTCAAGCTGGCGGTCGCCGAGGCATACACGAATTGCATCCAGCACGCGGCAGAAAGCGATGATGTTCGCATCCTGTGCGAGGTGCTGCCTGACCGTTTGACCATCACGGTCGAGGACCACGGCAAAGGATTCGACGGGCGGCCGGCAGCCGCCGCGGTCGAAGAGCCGAAGGTCGGCGGGCTCGGCGTTTTTCTCATCCGCAGCTTGATGGATGAGGTGAGCTACGCGGTTGATCCCGCGGCCGGCACGAGGCTCACCATGGTCAAACACCTGCGGAAATAAGGAGCGATGGACGCAACCTCGCGCACGGGTTACGACCAGCGCTTTGACCGGGAACGCGTACGCGCGCTGTTCGCCGAGTACACGAAGAGTCGCCAGTCCGCCCCGCGCGACGAGCTCGTCGTGCTCCACCTCAACCTGGTGCGCTACCTCGCCTCTCGATTCGCCAACCGCGGCGAGGCGCTCGAGGATCTGATCCAAGTAGGGACGTTGGGCCTCATCAAGGCGATCGATCGCTTCGATACCGGTCGCGGCGTCGAGTTCACCACCTACGCGACGCCGACCGTCATCGGCGAGATCAAACGCTACTTCCGCGATAAAGGCTGGGCGGTGAAAGTGCCGCGCCGGCTGCAGGAATTGAACCTGGCGGTGAACCGGAAGCTCGACTCGCTTTCCACATCGCTCGGACGATCGCCGACGGTGAATGATCTCGCGACGGCGTTGGGCGCCACCGATGAAGAGATCATCGAGGCGCAGGAACTGGGGCAGGTCTACAACCTGCTGTCGCTCGATTCGGAGCTGGCGAGCGAGGGTGACAAGAAATCGGCCACCCTGCTGGACTATCTGGGCGCCGAAGATCCCGAGTTGGCGATGCTGGAAGACAAGGCGCTGCTCGAGCGGGCCTTCACCGTGCTCGACCGGCGCGAACGCATCATCCTCTATCTTCGATACTTCGAGAACGTGTCGCAATCGGAGATCGCTGCGCGGCTGAACGTCTCGCAGATGCATGTGTCGCGGCTGCAGCAGCGCGCGCTCGAGAAGATGAAGCGCTGGCTGCAAGACGCCTGAAGGCCTAGAAGAGTAGCCGCCCCGACGCTGAAATCCCCACCGTAGCGACATGAAATCCCAGGACATACGGCGGTCCTTCGTCGACTTTTTCGAACGCAAGGACCACAAGCATGCGCCCGGCGCGACGCTCATCCCCGATGAGATGTCGACGACGTTGTTCACGATCGCCGGGATGGAACAATTCGTGCCCGCCTTCCTGGGCGACGTCTCCCCGCCCGCGCCCCGCGTCGTCACCGTGCAGCGCTGCCTGCGCGTCGCCGGCGGCAAGAACGACATCGAAAACGTAGGACGCAGCGGGCGGCACGGCACGTTCCTCGAGATGCTCGGCAACTTCTCGTTCGGCGATTACTATAAGCGTGAAGCGATCGCGTGGGCGTGGGAGTACTTGACCGAAACACTGAGGCTGCCGGCCGAACGGATTCACGCCACGGTGTACGTGGATGACGATGAGGCCGCGGAGATCTGGCATCGCGACATCGGACTTCCGAACGAGCGCATCAAACGCTTCCGCGAAGACAATTTTTGGGATATGGGGCCGACCGGTCCGTGCGGACCGTGCTCCGAGATATTCTACGACCTAGGACCCGAGGCCGGTTGTGGCAAGCCGACGTGCGGTCCGGGATGCGAGCATTGCGATCGTCACGTCGAATTCTGGAACCTGGTCTTCCAGCAGTACGATCGCGACACCGCCGGCGCGCTGCATCCGCTGCCCAAGAAGTGCATCGACACCGGCATGGGCTTCGAGCGCCTGTGCATGATCCTGGCCGGCAAGACCTCCATCTTCGATACGGATCTCTATCAGGGCATCATCGCAGCCCTGCCGCCGATTTCGGAGCGTCGCGCACCCGCTGCCGAACAAGACGTGCATCGGCGCATCATCGCTGACCACGCCCGGGCTGCGACGTTCCTGGTCGCGGACGGCGTCGCGCCGAGCAACACGGAGCGGGGCTACGTCCTGCGCTTCCTCACGCGCCGCGCGATACGAAGCGGCAGGCTGCTCGGCTTCGCGGACGGATTTCTGTCCGCGCTGGTGCCCGCCGTCATCAGCAGCTTGGTCGATGGGTACCCGGAATTGCGCGCCGAGGACGAGCGCATCATGCGCGTGCTGCAGGCCGAAGAGCATCAATTCGGCGCGACGCTGGCGCGCGGCTCCGCGCGCCTGCTCGAGCGGCTCGAGGAGCTCAAGAAGAAGAAGGCCGGCGAACTGCCGGGCGCCGACGCGTTCGAATTGTACGACACGTTCGGCTTTCCGGTGGACCTCACGCGCGAGATCGCTGCCGAAAGCGGCATCAAGATCGACATGGCAGGTTACCGTGCCGCCATGGAAGCGCAGCGCGAGCGTGCCCGCCAGGACGCGCGGACCAAGCGCGCCGACTTGAACGTGAAGGGAGACCAGGCTGATCTGTCTGAGACGACGAGCTTCGTCGGCTACGAGAGTCTCGAAGCGAAATCGCCGATCGCGGCGCTGCTCGACAAACGGGGCGAGCCGATCGCGCGCTTGGAAAGCGGCCAGGAAGGCGTGGTCGTGCTCGCGCGCACGCCATTCTACGCCGAACGCGGCGGCCAGATGGGCGATCGCGGCGTCATCGCGCGGACGGGCGCCAGTTTCGACGTGCACGACGCCCAGTACCGCGACAAATCCCATGCGCACGTCTTGCACAAGGGCCGCGTCACGGCGGGCGAACTGTCGGTCGGCGACGAGGTCGACGCGATCGTCGATCCGCACTGGCGCCGCGAGATCCGAAGGCATCACACGGTCACGCACTTGCTCCAGCGCGCCTTGAAGGACGCAGTGGGCGACGCGGTCGCGCAGCGGGGCAGCGCGGTGTTTCCGGATCGCACGCGCTTCGATTTCGACTCGCCCGTCGGCGCGCTCTCGAAGCAGCAGCGCGCTGATGTGGCGTCGCGCGTCAACGACCTGATCCGACGCGAC
This genomic stretch from Candidatus Tumulicola sp. harbors:
- a CDS encoding ATP-binding protein, with translation MISPEIQGESPSVIELRMPSKAEWVRVARLAIAGIASRLNFTIEEVEDLKLAVAEAYTNCIQHAAESDDVRILCEVLPDRLTITVEDHGKGFDGRPAAAAVEEPKVGGLGVFLIRSLMDEVSYAVDPAAGTRLTMVKHLRK
- a CDS encoding SigB/SigF/SigG family RNA polymerase sigma factor, with the translated sequence MDATSRTGYDQRFDRERVRALFAEYTKSRQSAPRDELVVLHLNLVRYLASRFANRGEALEDLIQVGTLGLIKAIDRFDTGRGVEFTTYATPTVIGEIKRYFRDKGWAVKVPRRLQELNLAVNRKLDSLSTSLGRSPTVNDLATALGATDEEIIEAQELGQVYNLLSLDSELASEGDKKSATLLDYLGAEDPELAMLEDKALLERAFTVLDRRERIILYLRYFENVSQSEIAARLNVSQMHVSRLQQRALEKMKRWLQDA
- the alaS gene encoding alanine--tRNA ligase, which gives rise to MKSQDIRRSFVDFFERKDHKHAPGATLIPDEMSTTLFTIAGMEQFVPAFLGDVSPPAPRVVTVQRCLRVAGGKNDIENVGRSGRHGTFLEMLGNFSFGDYYKREAIAWAWEYLTETLRLPAERIHATVYVDDDEAAEIWHRDIGLPNERIKRFREDNFWDMGPTGPCGPCSEIFYDLGPEAGCGKPTCGPGCEHCDRHVEFWNLVFQQYDRDTAGALHPLPKKCIDTGMGFERLCMILAGKTSIFDTDLYQGIIAALPPISERRAPAAEQDVHRRIIADHARAATFLVADGVAPSNTERGYVLRFLTRRAIRSGRLLGFADGFLSALVPAVISSLVDGYPELRAEDERIMRVLQAEEHQFGATLARGSARLLERLEELKKKKAGELPGADAFELYDTFGFPVDLTREIAAESGIKIDMAGYRAAMEAQRERARQDARTKRADLNVKGDQADLSETTSFVGYESLEAKSPIAALLDKRGEPIARLESGQEGVVVLARTPFYAERGGQMGDRGVIARTGASFDVHDAQYRDKSHAHVLHKGRVTAGELSVGDEVDAIVDPHWRREIRRHHTVTHLLQRALKDAVGDAVAQRGSAVFPDRTRFDFDSPVGALSKQQRADVASRVNDLIRRDFHINETTLPFAEAIARGAIYMKGEHYGDMVRVVQFGPSVELCGGTHVGSTGEIGHFVLLAESAIGAGIRRVEGLVSEAADRYDSKLRETIEEVGSTLSTTPEQLPDAVARLTQRQRDLEHRLAALSTRLAAGKAAEHIADAKEADGIAYLTVRSSGDDGVGPRELADSIRASWPSGVLAVGGAADSNASLIVTVSPDLVKKGVSAKVLLAAIIGFVDGKGGGSPAIAQGAGKNPAGLDAALAALPDAIRKSRGKT